In Streptomyces durocortorensis, a genomic segment contains:
- a CDS encoding type II toxin-antitoxin system VapB family antitoxin: protein MIFKRIGNGRPYPDHGRESTRQWADVAPRPVRLDQLVTTKGQLDLETLLAEDSTFYGDLFAHVVKWQGDLYLEDGLHRAVRAALQQRQVLHARVLDLG from the coding sequence GTGATCTTCAAGCGCATCGGAAATGGGCGGCCTTACCCCGACCACGGCCGGGAAAGCACCCGACAGTGGGCGGATGTCGCGCCGCGTCCGGTCCGCCTGGACCAGCTCGTGACCACCAAGGGCCAGCTGGACCTGGAGACCCTCCTCGCCGAGGACTCCACGTTCTACGGCGACCTCTTCGCCCACGTCGTGAAGTGGCAGGGCGACCTCTACCTGGAGGACGGGCTGCACCGGGCGGTCCGGGCCGCGCTCCAGCAGCGCCAGGTGCTGCACGCCCGCGTCCTCGACCTGGGCTGA
- a CDS encoding LytR C-terminal domain-containing protein, which produces MGGKYRITGDTYPRMRRPRRRGRLVLAGVCAVVALGLAGWGTLQLIDVFTGGDKSANAVGHQRDCPTPKPSAPARALPKPAAIKVNVYNATTRSGLAKSAAEELKKRGFAVGEVGNASKEYDKKVPGTAVLLGAPTATNGSFTVLGTQLVGTVQKTDTRKTAEVDLILGAKFKAFNTPQEATAAMAALTAKPSPAPSSC; this is translated from the coding sequence ATGGGCGGAAAGTACCGCATCACGGGCGACACCTACCCCCGCATGCGTCGCCCCCGGCGCCGCGGCAGGCTGGTCCTCGCGGGGGTCTGCGCCGTCGTCGCCCTCGGCCTGGCCGGCTGGGGCACGCTCCAGCTCATCGACGTCTTCACCGGCGGCGACAAGAGCGCCAACGCGGTCGGCCACCAGCGGGACTGCCCCACCCCGAAGCCGTCGGCCCCCGCCCGGGCGCTGCCGAAACCGGCCGCCATCAAGGTGAACGTCTACAACGCGACGACCCGCAGCGGCCTGGCCAAGTCCGCGGCCGAGGAGCTCAAGAAGCGCGGCTTCGCCGTCGGCGAGGTGGGCAACGCGTCCAAGGAGTACGACAAGAAGGTGCCGGGCACGGCCGTGCTGCTGGGCGCGCCGACCGCGACGAACGGGAGCTTCACCGTGCTCGGCACGCAGCTGGTGGGCACCGTGCAGAAGACCGACACCCGCAAGACCGCGGAGGTCGACCTGATCCTCGGCGCGAAGTTCAAGGCGTTCAACACCCCGCAGGAGGCGACCGCCGCGATGGCGGCCCTGACGGCGAAGCCGTCCCCGGCCCCGTCCTCCTGCTGA
- the upp gene encoding uracil phosphoribosyltransferase: protein MRIHVVDHPLVAHKLTTLRDKRTDSPTFRRLADELVTLLAYEATRDVRTEQVDIDTPVTPTTGVKLSHPRPLVVPILRAGLGMLDGMVRLLPTAEVGFLGMIRNEETLEAETYATRMPEDLSGRQVYVLDPMLATGGTLVAAIRELIKRGADDVTAVVLLAAPEGVEVMERELAGTPVTVVTASVDERLNEHGYIVPGLGDAGDRMYGTAE, encoded by the coding sequence ATGCGGATCCACGTCGTCGACCACCCGCTGGTGGCGCACAAACTCACCACGCTGCGCGACAAGCGCACCGACTCCCCGACCTTCCGGCGGCTCGCCGACGAGCTGGTCACCCTCCTCGCCTACGAGGCCACCAGGGATGTGCGCACCGAGCAGGTCGACATCGACACCCCGGTGACGCCCACGACGGGGGTCAAGCTGTCGCACCCCCGCCCCCTCGTCGTCCCGATCCTGCGCGCCGGCCTCGGCATGCTGGACGGCATGGTGCGCCTGCTGCCGACGGCCGAGGTGGGCTTCCTCGGCATGATCCGGAACGAGGAGACGCTGGAGGCGGAGACGTACGCGACGCGGATGCCCGAGGACCTCTCCGGCCGCCAGGTCTACGTCCTGGACCCGATGCTGGCCACCGGCGGCACCCTCGTCGCGGCGATCCGCGAGCTGATCAAGCGCGGCGCCGACGACGTCACCGCCGTCGTCCTGCTTGCGGCGCCCGAGGGCGTCGAGGTGATGGAGCGCGAGCTGGCGGGCACCCCGGTCACCGTCGTCACCGCCTCGGTCGACGAGCGGCTCAACGAGCACGGCTACATCGTGCCGGGCCTCGGCGACGCGGGTGACCGGATGTACGGCACGGCCGAGTAG
- a CDS encoding tRNA adenosine deaminase-associated protein, which yields MYFAALLARTEDGWEASDTELDDVETLSDLTDLARDASVDEDTVLVYIEQEDAWFGVVRVDGEEDPRIYVSDASAAARSSYGEILLTDEMLGREPGAEDEIAALEELVDLDGTEDGEPERSAPGAAGPDDDAADPDAVPAGPIGELGVLADLGMSEKELLTLQTDGLAEIAEAVGASDVLESVR from the coding sequence GTGTACTTCGCCGCACTGCTCGCGCGCACCGAAGACGGGTGGGAAGCGAGCGACACAGAGCTCGACGATGTGGAGACCCTGTCCGACCTGACGGATCTGGCCCGGGACGCCTCGGTGGACGAGGACACGGTCCTGGTCTACATCGAGCAGGAGGACGCCTGGTTCGGCGTCGTCCGGGTGGACGGTGAGGAGGACCCCCGTATCTACGTCTCGGACGCGTCCGCCGCCGCCCGCTCCTCGTACGGGGAGATCCTGCTCACCGACGAGATGCTCGGCCGCGAACCAGGGGCCGAGGACGAGATCGCCGCTCTGGAGGAGCTCGTCGACCTCGACGGCACCGAGGACGGCGAGCCGGAACGATCCGCCCCCGGGGCCGCCGGCCCGGACGACGACGCCGCCGACCCGGACGCCGTACCGGCGGGACCGATCGGTGAGCTCGGGGTCCTCGCGGACCTCGGGATGTCCGAGAAGGAGCTGCTGACCCTGCAGACGGACGGGCTCGCGGAGATCGCGGAGGCCGTGGGAGCGTCCGACGTCCTGGAATCGGTCCGCTAG
- the tadA gene encoding tRNA adenosine(34) deaminase TadA has protein sequence MRRALAQAAQAASAGDVPVGAVVLGPDGAPLAVGHNEREATGDPTAHAEILALRRAAAAHGEWRLTGCTLVVTLEPCTMCAGALVQARVDRVVYGARDEKAGAAGSLWDVVRDRRLNHRPEVIGGVLEAECAEQLTAFFRAL, from the coding sequence ATGCGCCGCGCCCTGGCCCAGGCCGCGCAGGCGGCGTCGGCCGGCGATGTACCGGTCGGCGCCGTCGTCCTCGGCCCCGACGGCGCGCCGCTCGCCGTCGGACACAACGAGCGCGAGGCCACCGGCGACCCGACCGCGCACGCGGAGATCCTGGCCCTGCGCCGCGCGGCCGCGGCCCACGGCGAGTGGCGGCTGACCGGCTGCACGCTCGTGGTCACCCTGGAGCCCTGCACGATGTGCGCGGGCGCGCTGGTCCAGGCCCGGGTGGACCGGGTCGTCTACGGGGCCCGGGACGAGAAGGCGGGGGCGGCCGGATCTCTCTGGGACGTCGTCCGCGACCGCCGCCTCAACCACCGTCCGGAGGTCATCGGCGGGGTGCTGGAAGCGGAGTGCGCCGAGCAGCTGACGGCCTTCTTCCGGGCGCTCTGA